A single window of Nakaseomyces glabratus chromosome G, complete sequence DNA harbors:
- a CDS encoding uncharacterized protein (CAGL0G07188g~Protein of unknown function) has protein sequence MVAPASNRNTRPAEEPERTSRPAEEPERTTRPSETPDSDYDSSLDLYPPDSDLLEEESKLRHYLKDEVEHLTKKIARSNARRKEWLTDMRGAVRKFRTLPDKVLINNIRRATDDDIKYDLTKIREDLPSRITIKTFLKAIDNHYERSSKETVRHVNLIDRPKFITAASLRRARDAFENICDEENMTCAIYATKHYLPPRIERQIDDLHWPSPSTILDELDNEIEKRKAKEKYFKSNKYKNKFNKRRYNPKRFNNNRRNNNSSGGGFSSNKNTKN, from the coding sequence ATGGTAGCGCCCGCATCTAATAGGAATACTCGTCCTGCTGAAGAACCAGAAAGGACCTCCCGTCCTGCTGAGGAACCAGAAAGGACCACCCGTCCTTCTGAAACCCCCGACTCAGATTATGACTCATCATTGGATCTTTACCCACCTGATTCAGACCTTCtcgaagaagaaagcaaaCTACGCcattatttgaaagacGAAGTCGAACACCTCACAAAAAAGATAGCCCGCAGCAATGCCAGACGTAAGGAATGGTTGACAGACATGCGCGGTGCGGTTAGAAAATTCCGCACCTTACCAGACAAAGTCTTAATCAATAACATTAGACGTGCTACGGACGATGATATAAAATACGATTTGACTAAAATAAGGGAGGACCTACCTTCGCGTATTACCATCAAGACATTCTTGAAGGCCATTGATAACCACTATGAGAGAAGCTCAAAAGAAACTGTTAGGCATGTCAATTTAATTGATCGCCCAAAATTTATCACAGCCGCCTCGCTAAGACGTGCTCGCGATGCATTTGAAAACAtctgtgatgaagaaaacatGACTTGTGCCATTTATGCCACAAAACATTATTTACCTCCTAGAATTGAACGTCAAATCGACGACCTTCATTGGCCATCTCCTTCCACCATTCTCGATGAATTGGATAACGAAATCGAGAAGCGCAAagctaaagaaaaatatttcaaatcGAATAAGTATAAGAATAAGTTTAACAAACGTAGGTACAATCCTAAACGTTTCAACAATAACCGCAGAAACAATAATAGTTCAGGCGGAGGATTTTCCTCtaacaaaaatacaaaaaactAA
- the YML6 gene encoding mitochondrial 54S ribosomal protein uL4m (CAGL0G07205g~Ortholog(s) have structural constituent of ribosome activity and mitochondrial large ribosomal subunit localization), which produces MSRSALKSVDRLRLVINTSRNFSSEAAVLPNAAPRPKYTLATVRSFPSLEPNSFIPVSANVLSLPLRRDILWQAVVYENDKRRVGASNPPGRSDKGFSRKKLLPQKGSGKARVGDANSPIRHNGGRALARTAPNDYSTELNKKVYSTAFFTALSHQYKLGNLFVIGKEGEIAKNDVEILDIDLGQKPVPSDKIKPNKMAELENEYCEMYFKKFLAENNLFKQRLLFVTNEPREKLLHASDKYKDKIDIIQKEHLEVNDILRAGKIYIELEALKGISAKYMSYLEN; this is translated from the exons ATGAGCAGGTCTGCGTTAAAA AGTGTTGATCGATTGAGACTTGTTATTAACACAAGCAGGAACTTTTCTAGTGAAGCCGCTGTTCTACCAAACGCTGCACCAAGACCAAAGTACACACTGGCCACAGTTAGAAGTTTTCCTTCATTGGAACCTAATTCTTTTATACCAGTTTCCGCAAATGTGTTATCACTGCCATTAAGAAGAGATATATTGTGGCAGGCAGTAGTCTATGAGAATGATAAGAGACGTGTGGGTGCGTCAAATCCACCAGGTAGAAGCGACAAAGGGTTTTCTAGGAAGAAGTTGCTACCTCAGAAAGGTAGTGGTAAAGCCAGAGTAGGTGACGCTAATTCTCCGATTAGACACAATGGTGGTAGAGCACTGGCAAGGACTGCTCCAAATGACTATAGTACTGAGTTAAACAAGAAAGTATACTCGACGGCCTTCTTCACTGCGCTGAGCCACCAATACAAGCTTGGTAACTTATTTGTGATAGGGAAAGAAGGTGAAATTGCTAAAAATGACGTGGAGATACTAGACATAGATCTTGGGCAAAAACCTGTGCCTTCTGACAAGATCAAACCAAATAAGATGGCGGAACTGGAGAATGAGTACTGTGAGAtgtatttcaagaaattcttGGCAGAGAATAATCTATTCAAACAGAGATTACTCTTTGTCACCAACGAGCCACGAGAGAAATTGTTACATGCCTCTGACAAGTACAAGGACAAAATAGATATTATTCAAAAGGAACACCTGGAAGTTAACGACATACTGAGAGCAGGTAAAATATACATCGAACTCGAAGCATTGAAGGGCATCTCTGCAAAGTATATGTCTTACCTTGAGAATTGA